Part of the Micropterus dolomieu isolate WLL.071019.BEF.003 ecotype Adirondacks linkage group LG17, ASM2129224v1, whole genome shotgun sequence genome is shown below.
aatgcaacaatgaAAATTCACTGTTgtcaatattatatttaatgataattaattatgtattgattaaaaaatatggTAAGTATGGTTTTTCACCATTTCTGGGATGTTGTACTGTAAATGTGGTAAAAATCTAGATTATATATGTGGAAATAATACTAGTGCTGGTTATACTACTAGATCCATGTAACAATTTCACAAATGTTGGTATACTAACATAACTAGCATTACACCAGTACACGGCTtgtaatttagatttttacTTTGGTTTTACAAATAacactaaaacattttacagtgcaTGGCCACACGCTTTTCTGACCCTTAAATCTGAAAATCCTCAAGGCTAGAGGATCCGTGATGGTGAATGTTATTTTTAGTATTATCATCATCTTGATACTTTTGGCATGAATTGACATTTCAATTGTTTGGCAGTGGTCTTAAAAAACCTGGAGTCTGTTAagaggacaataaaaacatttacacatttaactGTTTTCAGTGAACAGTATCTAACTAAGGCAAAGTTTCTTTTGTACCTGGCGTTGATGAAGCACCTTTGGAGCCGGAGTCGTCCTCCGAGGAGCTGTGACCTGAGCTGCTGCTTCGACTCCTCCTGGCTCTCTCAGGAACAGACACTTTGGCTGAGGTAGATTTGGTCACTGACGTCGACTCCACTTTTTCCTGAGTTTTTACAGCAGCTCTCTTTTGACTTGAGAAAATAAGAATCTCATCAGACATTGACATGAACAGGTAAGCCATCATTTCTGACTACCTAAACCAGTTTCCAATGAAATTTGAACATTGTTAAACATTTAGGCTGTACTGGATGGTTTTCAAAGATAAAAACTGCAAGCAGCGTGTTTTGTTAGTAACAGTATTCTAAGCCACGTCTGAATCTATGTCCAGCTGATTCACTCAAGCGCAAATCTTTTGTGCAAATGAGCTGAGGAAACGTATAACCTGGACAGACCTTGTTGCGGCGGTGGGATGATCCTGCTGCTGCATTTTCTTGCGGAACCGCTGACTGCGGCGGAGCCTATCACTGCTCTTGACAGCAGTTTTGTACTCAGATATGATTGATCTGATTTGCTCCTCGAAGAAGGCAGAGAGCCGCAGGGTCATACTGTAAATCTAGAACAGAGCAGAAAAGAGGAAACATTACCTCATTTGtcaaaatacatataaaatgagTTCATATTTCAATTCACAAGGAGATTTTATTGGATGAACAACTATTACATTAAATAATGTCCTGCATTGTAGAGCAGATAAACTTCAATTACCCTACCTTGGAGCGTTTATTGGGTGTGTAGGCTTTAGCGTTGGCAAAAATGAGCCGGGTGTCTTTGCACAGCTCTATAGGGTTGTCATAGCGGTCTTCCCCCAGTGTCCTTTTCACAGTGCCAAAGTCCATTGGTGTATCAATGATACCGTGGTAATCCTGGGCATGCACACATGACATGATTTAGACTTATTTTCCAAAACACTGGAATACACTCAAAATATAACTTGCGGTTGTTAGTTTGATAGCATGCCCTTGGGTTTACTTACTGGATAGTTCTGAGGATCCACAGGCTGCCTGAATGGCTCAGAGTCCTCACACTCAAATATGTAGTTGAGCAGCTTCTTGCACTGTTCCTTCCAAGCGTCTCTGTCTGGCACCACCTCTACAGAGCGCTGCAAATAtcaaggaggaagagaagaaatcATCATGACACGTAACGCATGGTATCTGCTGCTACTGAATCATTAATAGTCAATCTGCTACCAAAATCTCATCCATCCAAACAACCAACCAATGTTAGAAATTCTTTGTGTTGTCTTGTTTCTACATCATGTCAAAGTACtttgtgtttgatttattttgtgtatcTGTTTACCTGACGCAGTCTGTGTCCAGAGGATGTTCCCGGTGCTTCCGTGTCCTCTTCCTGTAGGCCGTAATCAAATTTGGATTACTTGAATATGATCATTAACCGAATtacaattacttttttttttttttttaaacaaaaggtGACTGCAACTAAAAGTGGAAAAACAACCTCACAGCCAATTCAGGTTCCCTTTACCCAATTCATTTCTTACAacatgacatgaaaaaaatcaaacaaactaaTGACAAACCAGCCAAACTTACATCGTCGTCATCCATTTCTTCAACAGCATTGTAAATCTCCATGATATCTGTGCAGCTTGGATTACTGGGAAAGATTGAAAAATGTGTCAACTTAAGTGTGCAAGACAAATTATGTGAATGATACTGTGCCTGTAGTTTGCGTATCCTCACATGAtctagaattttttttttttggaaaaacacTGGACATACAACAAGTAAAACGTACTTGACATATTTCTGGAGGACATTTGTGATGAGTTTTGCAGAGTGGGCAATCTTGCTCCTTGGCTCATTGAAAGTGCGGGCGTTATGTGCAATATACCTGGCATCCCAAATTAATGCTGAGAGGCGCCTGTGGATCACCAGAAGTAAGTAAATACAGTGTCTTCACAAACcgtacaaaaaaataaaataaaaataaaaatcagttagTTGGATTTCAACAGGCGAAGACAATTCAAGGACAGAGTTAGGTCAAATGTCAGGAGTGAAAATACATCCATGCCTTTGTGCTGCATCGTCAGGTACATTGGCAGGAGGGAAAACTGGTAGGACTGACCTGTAGAATCTGTTCAGGAGTCGGAGTCTGATTGTGCCCAGGTCAGTGGGATAGGCTATCACAGTGCAGTAGGTGGGATACTGGACTAAGTCCACAGGACCAGAGAAGGGAGCTGCAATCTCTGTAGCAGAAAAACAGGGGAAGGTAGGTTAGTATAACTGGGAAGATAGTCTTTCACACTTAAAAGGAACCTATAGATACCCTGGTGTCAGTGAATGACACCGTGACCAGACATGTGAAAGAGGGAGCGTGTGAGTGAGAGCAAACACGGAGAGTTATGCACACATACCGACGGTGATGAGCTGGTCGATGCCAGCGACGATGCGTTCGCACTCCGcgtccctgctcctctccccccaCTCCCCCGGCAGAGGCTTGTACATCAGCTCGCTCATCTCATCTGGTGTCACAGGGATACCACCTCCTTCTGTCTCTGGCTGCTGGGCTGCACAGCGGAGACAGACTTGTTCAATAAGCACTGAAACCCCACTAACCCCACTTGGGAACATACGACAGTTTATATGTGGATGGAATTCTTAATTACCATCATCTGGAATAGATTCCACATCCCAAGGACTCAGTTTTTCAGTTTCCCCATTGTCCCATCtggtgaaaacacaaaaacaagtgtCAACTTGCATGTGTGACACATGCAACACCTAGCGCTACCTTACTTTGTTTCAGTAAAATTAGTGAATAATATGATACCCTCAATATAaaggtgttttgttttgattaaaaaacaagCACTACAAACTTTCATTACTGTCAGATATGATGATGAAAACTGTCATGCCTATTAATGACCACTAGGGGACAGACAGCCTAGTCTAACTAACCTCTATTGGATATACTCTGGACCGTAAAGGGAGACAATCCACAAGTGTCAATCACAAATTTCATTTCAATGATTGGAGTCAGGCGAGACACACAGTGCCCAAAGCTTTGCTTCAAATTGTAACAGTATCTGAAGCAGTATGTCTAGAAACTAGCCAATAATTAGTATTGATGCTGGAGCCAAAACCACAGTATGTTCAGTTACCCTCTAATGACAATGTGTGTTCCCACCTGACTTTGAAGCACTGGAAGAGACTGTCAGGATATTCTAGCTGGTAGGGCTCCTGACAGACGATAGTCCCAAACCACCAGGCGTCGTCTATCACTGAGCGGAACCGGTCATCTGCAAAGAAGATGATGTTAACACACTTAGGAGGAGGATCCACAGTTTTTATTCTGTCTAAGAAACTACACTGCTCAACAACAGGACATatgtgaacaacaacaaaacttcATCAGCACCTTGACTGAGAAGCAGCAAtggagaaatgaaaaagaatcCTCACAGTGGAAAAGTGCTCCCTACAAGAGTACTACAACTACAAGCAGGTATTAGGTTGTCTGAAATGTTGAACGCTATTAAATTCACAACTAGGGAGCACCGTTCCTGTGTGTAGGTTTATGTGTTTAAAATTGATGAAACAGATACATGGAGGATTTTACATGGCCTCGAAAACAAGGAATTGACATCTCTAACAAGGTGCACAAACATACTTGGCTGCCAGTTTCTACGGAGCGCCTCGTCATAACTTTGCCTCAACACGAGGAAATCTATCACATCTGGCATGTCGTGATACCTGCAGGAGAAATCAATGTTACTTCAATGGGgaagtaaaataaacaacaagacTCTTTGTGAGACTGATGCTGAATTATACTGAACCCAtccatttcataaaaaaaaaaaaaacaacagtaccAGAAATTCAGCCAGCATGTCAAATGCCAGAGAGCTTATTATCCTAATCACAATAGCAACCAAACACTCAAATGTAGGCATTACTATTTCCATATAATAAAAACTCAATttgaatcatcatcatcatcatcttcattcattcagttcAAATAAGACTCAGGGAAATACCACCTTCGTGTTGGGTTGCTAATGGGAATAAGAAATGCAAATCGTTTCTCTGAAACTGAGCTGCTTACTTGACAGAAAAGGACTTGTCTGTGATTTTGCCAGTGCCGTGGTCAATAAGGGTCAGCTTCAGACAGCAAAGTGTTGGAGGGCAGACTTCATATTTGATCCCAGTGATCTTCACAAACTCTTGGTCCTAAGAAATTTACAGCAGGGTTTCCATGTGATGTACATTTTGATTAACAatcttgaaaaaatatttacaacaaaagAATGATGGTTTGGTttagacattttgttttaaaaaaaagaagcaggaTTTGTGGGTATTTTTCTTCTACCaagaatattttattatgttctTATTTGTCTCAGTCTCACCCGCAGCTGCATTTTCTTCCAGGGCTGTTTGTCTAAGTTGATGGGGTACAGTTCATTCCGGTTTACCGCCTCAACGTAGGCCTCGTGTCCCTGCCGAAAATAGATCACCTGACGGACACAGAAAATTACTTTTCTATGTGATGCCAAacaggatgatgatgataatggtACCCTTAAAAAAGgaagggctgggcgatatggccaaaaatgttatcacgatatttcatatcattcgatgtCAATAATTATCATCATAagtgtcaaatcattatttctgtcAATTTTAagggcagatttttgctcctgagtgaaagcaGACGGTTCATTGTGTTTTAAACTaatctttatggtcagaacatgacaacaCTGGATCAATTCACCAATCTGAGgttgaacattcaaaacaattttaagtaaaatctttttttcagtgccgtttcatcaacaaaataaatatcttaataaaatTTTGTGCCGGATCATTTATGATTCAAATTAAATCGAacatttattgtaaattatgttatgttgttattgaggaaaattatattgcgataattatgtTAGTTAAAAAGAATTCAGACTACATTTATGCACTGGCTGTATATTTAAGAACAACCCAAACAGTCAATATTTCTAATACCTACCTAATCTTTCCAATTTTCCCACATGCCTGTCATGTTAAAATTGTACTCACATTTCATACAGTGCATTTCTAATGGTctgaaaaaaattttttatccATGTTtttcaatgcttttttttttttttttttacattttctcttcttctgtttctctgttctGCAAAGGCAGTGACCAAACTTCTCTTCAGGAAGGTTTGATTGTTGGCATAAAGAGTATCCTGCTGTACATAATACCTCATCGCCCATTTGGGGAACAAAAGGAGATTTCCTGGGAATGACATCAGTGATCCACGGTGAGGGTCTGAACTCATTGGACACTTCTCTGTTGATGGATGGTCTGGCCTTTGGACGCTGATTGAAGAAACAAGACGTAAAATGCTAAGCGAGTGAACATGAACCcgttttaaaatgcttgttaaaaaattcatcatttatatttCCTCGATGATCTTCACTGGTTATTTATTGCCCCACTCTGCTTTAGATTCAGACGGTATTGCCGTTTTTTGACCAAAAGtacccagatctcttttcaaggaactaaaaggttccttcagcccattattgtgtgcgtttccaccgtggtctaaagacctgcaaagattaggcaaattaaccagctgacataGGCTGCAGGCCTGCACAGCGTACAAaacgatgcacaggcatcattatttgtaaccactatccatgagcaaaatttataaataaacactgagtggaatataatgaaaatctATAGGCTAcgcttgaccattaaaaacagctcTTTTTTTGTGGGAGTAAGTtggagagagacacaataaagtttgttacaaatttaataacaaactggataaagccatcaagttcttaaaataactccagcacagaggaagcaacacaaaaataaaatcacgacagtttggaaggttattaaaacatttctagccgacaagagctgcagatcagctagCAGCACTCGTCTGTGTCcgcctgagcgtcggaggaacagcatgtttaacaagctttattaccttctgtaatcagctgttccgctcgttttggaggaggaggagacggaCTTCAGCTAtgtgtaaaaacttcctgactgatgaaaacttcaGACAACTCCAGACCCAGTATTTAGGTCAACTCCATCagctttttggggggtaaaataaagaccccagaactaaatttagaccctggtccctttgGTGGAAACGCAGCTAGTGACTCATCAGGATTGGTATCTGTATCTACTGTATGCACTGTGTTTATCAACTCACCCTGGATGCCTTGTTCTTTACTTTCTTGGCATTCTCTTTGCTTTTCATCTTAGGTTTCTCCTCCTCATCACtctgctgcttctcctcctcctcctcgttctcttcctcctcctcttcagagCTGCTGAGTTGGCGCTGCACTCGTTTCCGCGACGACAAGGGGGTGGAGGGCTGCAGGTTGATACCAGCGTCGGCCGTCCAGTCAGAGTACTCGCTGGACGTGTGGCTGTCCGATCACAAGCAGTTATGATTACAATTTTAAGTGAAACGCGTGAAAACAGGCAACAAAAAACttaataacttgttttaacCTGCTTGGGGTACCAGATGGGTGGGGATTGCCACCTAAGACAACACAAAGGAGTAACAGAGTTTTAACATGAAAGTCGATACTTTTATGTCTGTCATAATTTATGTAATTCAGGAAAACCCTCTGATCTGGTACTCTAAACAAGTTCAAACAAATTCAAAGAAAGACTCCTCAATAGAGTATAAAACTTTATACCTTGAGCTGTCACTGTTCCACTCTTCATCATTGGAGGATTCCAGTTCACTGCCATCTAATTCATTGTCCTGAacagattaaaaataataaataaagtgctTAAAGCCCCCCGAAGACAGACCTCAGGTGCTTGTAAATTACACTTTTGCCAAAGTCACGAGAAAGCGGAGAATGTGATACCTCAGTGTGTACCTCTGAGCTTGCggtctcctctccctcttcacaTGACAAGTCGATGAATTCCTGCGCGTCACCGCGGCCATGCGCTCGCTTTGCAGAGGTAGGCTCATCGTCTGAATCATCCTGCAGGGACAGATGGGACTGACTCAACACCGGTGCAATGATTTTTACAGAAATAGTTgtgaacaaagaaagaaaaaaaagcactaAAATGTTGACAACTGTTTTAATCTTTGATTAGAATCAAATAACTACAATCATACAGagaacaaaacaatttaaaaaaaaaaaaaaaaaaatcaagtctTCCTATGTTGGCGGAGGAAAACGAAACCTACTCGACAGCTGCTGTAGATAATGCGCCTCTTCTTTGCACTGTACAGAGCTACCTCCTCATCTCCTTTGGCTGTTCGAATGTCCTCCTGGTCCCTGAAAATGTTTGAACATTATAGAAAATGTTTAAGAGGAACAGTAACAAAATTTAAAGCAAAAGAAACGCTGAAATATGGGGTATGTAAACCCCACGCTGTTGCTCGATGGGTACATTTTGGCCATAAGCCATCCAAAAATTGTGATGTTGACCCTTTAGGGCCCAtgtccaccaaagtgttttttaacagctgaaaacaccacctgctgttctgaaaacgccgagctgggagcgctagggtgcaTTTTGGAGGTGCAGTGTCTTTTTtcgagacgctgtggttgctatgatacataatttccgtggaggcgatgtgttgcaagtagggtagcctacttCATTTTAgtcaatgtaaaaatgtcaccacaaagtatgtaggcctacgtgttctggcccttgctctgcatgaagagaaggctgaaacatgagagcacagacgtacgtgggttcatgagattttgcgggcgaggaaacaCCGTGGCGAGTAGGCACATCGTTTCGTTCAAGATGGGATCGGTGCGGTGTTTGTCCTttccctcctgcactgtgattggacggctgggtaaaaagtcagtgacgagcgcagtgttttcccaaagttgaacatttttcaactctcggcgaccaggaaaaaaaaaacccctccGCGCCCGGCGCAGAAAAGACGCACAGCGCCTCTTCACGCTCCTGCCGTTTTTTTACCAGCTTGGAAAAAGGCAGCACTCCCActggaatgaattgaaaaaaaagaCGCTGGtgtcagaaaaaaacgcttttgtggacacgggcccttagcCTGTCTGTATCATTAACAAAACCAGGCTATATTCATATACTCTTAAATCCTTTTGTCAGTTTCTTTTCACAAAAGAAAAGtttgggaaaatccacaacatcaaaataaaaattggctcctcaaccatcacccctaccagggtggtgagaaacttgggtgccACGATTGATGACCAACTGTCATTCTCAgagcatgttgctgctgtctctaaGTTGtacacccatctacctaaactccataatacacgTTTAcattccttctcggccactgcACTCCTCTAATGAACGCCTTCTGGCtctcacacaaagcaatctcagtcccggctgttctcatcggtgacaccacgatggtggaacagATGCAgaggcgtccctctctaacttcaagaagctcttgaaaactcatctcttcagaGAACACTGTCTTATAACACCCCTAACCTCTAACGTGCATTTCCTTCTTCTATCTCCCTAGAATcctcttgtattgattgtacTATTcattaactcttacttctttccctaggtatttaccccaatATTGCCGTATGCGCTAATAGCtgttactagtatttattgctgctcttactagtatgtattgtcacttGCAGATGTTGTACTTTATTGATGCCTGTATGCTGttcttcaaatgtaagtcacttggGATAAAAGAGTCTGCCAAATGAGtggctaaataaaaaaaaaaaaaaagatcataaTCATGAAGCCAGTCAAAAAATCCAGATCTAAAAATGGGAGTAGGATCTATTTCCATTCAGGTCATTAAAATACtacattataaaaataatcaatagtGCTTTCTGTAAACAGCATCACCTCGGAAAGATATGCCAATacaaaagctccagaaaaagcaAAGACATTTCCAATTAGACACATCAGATGTCTTCAGCTGTGGATGGTAAAGAAAATATCGCTGTCTAAAGTCCCTACCCATAGCTGCTGGGTGCCAGTTCAGGCACCACCACCCTGCGTCTCCAGGCCTGCAGGTCTCTCTCGGTAGCCATCTGGCTGCGAGGAGCATTCTGGTGCATCTGCCGGACACCCTCCACCTGGCCGCTGCGCCGTAGACCCACATTAGGGGGTGACTGCACGTCTGCTCGATCGTTCACAGACACTGTAACGaaggaaaaataacaaatattaacTTTCAGGAAATTATTGACTGGTATTTTCAGCACACTGTGTGAAGCTTTCAAAAATCACACAGCTAGCCTCCAACAGCTCACTGGATCAATGTGTCCgctaatgcaatccaatacaaaaCTGGTGGTGTATTGGTACCTCTGCGTGGTGTGCTTGGTGCCAAGGCTGGGCCTTGTGCCTCAGCGTGCCCTTCTGGTCCTGCTACAGCCGCTGGAGCTGCCTCCGTCCCTGGCTGGGTCTGCCGGTCCTGTTGCTGCTGGAGATTGCGGATGGCCTCGTCCAGAAGGCTGCTGCGTCTTACGGCAACCTCCTCATGCTCTGCAGTCTGCTGGCTGATCACCTGCTCCACCACCTCGCCATCACCTGAAGAGGATGTCAAACAGGGAGACAAAGAGCATGAGCGGGGTGTTGGAAGAGGTTCACACTGGTGGACTAGTTAGGAAATGATCAAACTTGTCAAGACATAGTAGCAGGACAGATATGGTTCAGATGTTCTTAAATCTAGTTGGCTAATAAAACAGTCAAAGTAGATTtatgatttatattttaacactaCATATTCCTGTGACTGTGGTCGAATTAAGTCCTGCGTGTGGTGATTTCCATGCTTACTGGTGGCTACGTAGCCCAGCTGAGGAACCAGGTGTTCAGCAGCAATGTTCTCCCGCCCTGGGACAAGACGTTGGTACCtgaaaatgaagacatttttaaaaacattgcacaaatCCATCAAGATACATTTGAAGCACAGCTGACTGAACTTTACTAACTTTAAGTCAAACCAATACCAACCTTGCTATGAATTATACACCAAGATTAGATGTACAACAGGGCCAATGTGAGTAAAAGAACTGAACTACTCTATTTAGTATTGATTTTCTCAGCGGCCTAGAGCAACACTCAAACATCTGAACCCACAGTGAATGAGAGAAGACTGTATTGCTGCTGTATAACCCAAAGAAGGGCACGTCTACCTTGGTGGATGGGGGTTTCCGTCCACGTCCACCAAGAAGGGCGGGGGCATGAGATGGGGCGCCTGCTGTGTCTGTTCATCCAGCACAAAGCCATTGGTGTCCCGGATCAGGGGTCTGTAGTCTGTGTGGAAGAACACCTGGTCTGGAAGCTGTGTGGAGACCcagagaaagaaacagtttAAATTCAAGATGTGAGATTTATTCATACCAGACAGGGAGCTGTGAAGGCGTTAACGTCCAaggtagggctggacgatatggccaaaaatgttatcacaataaaaaggcTGACTTTTGaccctgagtgaaagttgaagaaacctgagtggttaattgtggtttaaaatattctttatggtcTACACCTGATGCCAAAACAGTGGATCAattcacaaatctgaggaagaacaattatgataaaatctttgttaacaaatatgcatgggtaaaattaagatttttttagtcctttttcctcaacaaataaaataataaagtccTAATtcatgtatgattcaagtgaataaaatcaaactattgaatatttattgaacatttgttatagaaaaaaaaaattgcgataattgttattgttttattgtccagccctagttcaAGGGCTTCAACATTTTCTCAATCTGTAAAATGGATTACTGTGTATTTATCAACAACTAGTCCCAAAATGACACCCAGCAACAATGATGAATTGTTTGTGTGCACGGCAGACTTCTCCTTGCCTTCTCATACGGCTTGGAACTCCCGAAGCCAAAGATGAGCAGATGGCCATGGGAGTCTGTGCAGGCAAAACGCTGGCCATCGGGGGTGAATTTGCAGTCAAAAACAGCTCCGTGACCCTGGCCCTCAATCTGGAtgggaaacacaaaatcaccCCAGGTACCAAATCTCATTAGCGAGGCAGACAAACTCATTACAAAAAGCAGAGCACTTAACAATAGCcttaatgtatgttttttttttgttttagcttttcaTTACTTTGTTGTTCTTgaatgattttttcccccctttcacATCCTGCAGAACCTCAAAGTagatttttttgaaaatcacattgGCTATCCTCCTCTTACCCGCTTTGTGAGAGAACAAAGACTAAATAACAATTAGGAGGTCAGACTCGTCAAACAGCTCACAAATAGACCAAAGGGATGAGGATGAACTGGAAGATTCAGGATAAATGTGAGACCCACTGCAGGATGAAAATCACTGTGTGACTGATGCCTGAAGTAAACTGATGTTTGAGCCACAAGGACAAATATATACTAAACTAAGTCTGTTTTGTTACCATGTTGAAGTAGTGCTGCGTGTTTGTCCCTCGCAGCAGATCCCATATGTAGACATTCCCATCATGGCCGGCTGACAGGATGATCCTGGGGTCAAAAGGGTGCGGTTCCAGAACAAACACCTCAGCCTCGTGGCCCTGAAAACCATGTTTAGTTTAGCCTCTGCTTTTAAAATAAGTCAGTTTGTGGACATTACATCAGGTGGTTGTGATATCCACCATGCTGTATATTTTACTAAGGGAAACAAAACATTGTGCACAATTACTTTAAGGATATGTAGCAGCTGTCCTGTGTAGGAGTTCCACACTTTGAGGAGATGGTTGTTAACAGCCGTGATGACTGTATTATCATGGCGATCCCACGCTACCATGGTGACTTTGGGTTTGAAGTAGCTTTCCTCTTCACTCATTGTTTCAgcactgagagaaaaaaaaccataaaattataaaatggaCATGTTGCACTTCTCAAAGTATACTGTTGATTAATTACTAAACtcaaatgacaacaaaataaatggaagCTTTTATCTGATGCTGTATTATGATGCAGTATAGAAATTAAGCCAATGTTTTCAACACATATTTCCTTTGTTTACTGTGGCTATATGCATGTTGCTACCCGTTTCCCTTCCACAGAGtcattcttttctctttcactttgaTAAACAAGTTAGTATCTTCACTAATGTGTCAAAAAAAATTTGTGCCATAAAGATATAAAGCAGATTCACCATAAAATCTAAATCTGATACTGAGCAGACTGGGTACATTTAGTGTGATTCAAGTGTGACAAATAACTAAAACTATGTGATGCTAACTTGGTTAGATAACATAGCTATGAAATGTTAATTACTTTGGTCATTATAACATCATAAATATTActtgtgagagaaaaaaaaattaattgatgAATGAAACTGCCAGTGAGGCTCCTTTATTCCTGTCGTGATTTACTGTACGTTGTGTACAAATTCTGCATGAACGACAGTGAAATAAGCCCAGAGAGTTTGGAGTCATGCCAAGTTTGACTGAACAAACTGTCCAGAATAAATGTGCAATGAAGTGAAGCCAAAATCAGCCACCATGTGATTTTGTCAATTAAGCAAGAGCTGGTGGTAAACTGGGAGTACGGACTCACAGCTTAATACAGCAAAAGGAAGAAATGTCAAACCTTTGCCCTAAGCCCCAGTGATATCCCCCTCCTCAGATTAAATGTGTGGTGTCTCATGTTGTTTTAGCAGGCAGATCACACCGACATTGTTGTTAACCCACAAACATCTCAGAAATACCAAGCGAGGGTACTTAATtctaatacatttaaaaaggcaTATTGCTATTAATATTAGAATTATATACACGTTTAAAACCACAGCAAAATGAATACAGACACTCTTTTATAATATCCTTGACATCAGCAGGAAAACGTTTTCAGCAATCAGAAAGGAttataaagaaataatgataTTGCACGCGGAAATCCGACAtctttcctgttcttagctggaAGTGATGTAAAGTTCACAACCCGGTGACTGCTTTGCCATCAGGTGAGAGGCCTGAGCTAAGACTTCTACAATCTGacaac
Proteins encoded:
- the brwd1 gene encoding bromodomain and WD repeat-containing protein 1 isoform X4, whose amino-acid sequence is MAKNRNISLLESELYYLISRFLTTGPCRRAAEVLASELEEYQLLPGRLDWLGNEHPRTYEDVVAANRHIAPNHLLQICKQIGPILDKEVPSCVPGVHSLLGSGKQSMLRTAKDCDSLRSKASSYAALHRGRPPERPLNCKKPPHLVKVHRGRELTGAQRFSSINPVSNYEHMRLHRRILGHLSAVYCIAFDRTGLRIFTGSDDCLVKIWSSFDGRLHSTLRGHSAEITDLAVNYENTLIAAGSCDKTIRVWCLRTCAPVAVLQGHTGSITSLQFSPFVKGSKRYMLSTGTDATVCFWQWDVNNINFSDRPHKFTERPRPGVQTVCSSFSPGGMFLATGSTDDVIRIYYLGSGSPEKISELHEHTDKVDSIQFCHSGERFVSGSRDGTARIWKLHLRQQWRCILLNMSATLPGAETMSEEESYFKPKVTMVAWDRHDNTVITAVNNHLLKVWNSYTGQLLHILKGHEAEVFVLEPHPFDPRIILSAGHDGNVYIWDLLRGTNTQHYFNMIEGQGHGAVFDCKFTPDGQRFACTDSHGHLLIFGFGSSKPYEKLPDQVFFHTDYRPLIRDTNGFVLDEQTQQAPHLMPPPFLVDVDGNPHPPRYQRLVPGRENIAAEHLVPQLGYVATSDGEVVEQVISQQTAEHEEVAVRRSSLLDEAIRNLQQQQDRQTQPGTEAAPAAVAGPEGHAEAQGPALAPSTPRRVSVNDRADVQSPPNVGLRRSGQVEGVRQMHQNAPRSQMATERDLQAWRRRVVVPELAPSSYGDQEDIRTAKGDEEVALYSAKKRRIIYSSCRDDSDDEPTSAKRAHGRGDAQEFIDLSCEEGEETASSEVHTEDNELDGSELESSNDEEWNSDSSSHTSSEYSDWTADAGINLQPSTPLSSRKRVQRQLSSSEEEEEENEEEEEKQQSDEEEKPKMKSKENAKKVKNKASRRPKARPSINREVSNEFRPSPWITDVIPRKSPFVPQMGDEVIYFRQGHEAYVEAVNRNELYPINLDKQPWKKMQLRDQEFVKITGIKYEVCPPTLCCLKLTLIDHGTGKITDKSFSVKYHDMPDVIDFLVLRQSYDEALRRNWQPNDRFRSVIDDAWWFGTIVCQEPYQLEYPDSLFQCFKVRWDNGETEKLSPWDVESIPDDAQQPETEGGGIPVTPDEMSELMYKPLPGEWGERSRDAECERIVAGIDQLITVEIAAPFSGPVDLVQYPTYCTVIAYPTDLGTIRLRLLNRFYRRLSALIWDARYIAHNARTFNEPRSKIAHSAKLITNVLQKYVNNPSCTDIMEIYNAVEEMDDDDEEDTEAPGTSSGHRLRQRSVEVVPDRDAWKEQCKKLLNYIFECEDSEPFRQPVDPQNYPDYHGIIDTPMDFGTVKRTLGEDRYDNPIELCKDTRLIFANAKAYTPNKRSKIYSMTLRLSAFFEEQIRSIISEYKTAVKSSDRLRRSQRFRKKMQQQDHPTAATSQKRAAVKTQEKVESTSVTKSTSAKVSVPERARRSRSSSSGHSSSEDDSGSKGASSTPESDSESELSESEEEEKRPGSSKHHQLRQKARVTRRNCAKQRKKSCRER